A genomic segment from Lytechinus variegatus isolate NC3 chromosome 10, Lvar_3.0, whole genome shotgun sequence encodes:
- the LOC121422621 gene encoding calcium-binding protein P-like yields MGIGWKSGSGLSGGMSDSFGQSARQAGIALLVIGVILLMISIYWCRYVKKSKSNAPVSSSSGTTATTTETSLNTADAEIVQPPALQGGGNQQVYAYQSQQQAETRPIQPVQGGQIQYAPAQPGIGQCPPTPSGIGQTQPVQGGPMQYAPAQPGIGQYPQAQSGIGQPQPVQGGPIQYAPAQPGIGQYPPTQSGGIGQPQPVQGGPIQYAPAPPGVGQYPPIQSGGIGQPQLVQGGPIQYTPAQPGIGQYPPTQSGVGQYPPAQSGFNHYPPAQQTLQPSAPAEELFPPPAYKS; encoded by the coding sequence ATGGGAATAGGATGGAAATCTGGGAGTGGTCTGTCGGGCGGAATGTCTGACAGTTTCGGACAGTCGGCGAGGCAAGCAGGTATAGCACTACTGGTTATTGGAgtcatccttttgatgattaGCATATATTGGTGTCGCTACGTCAAAAAGTCCAAGTCAAACGCGCCAGTTAGTTCTTCTTCTGGAACAACGGCAACAACAACAGAAACATCCCTAAACACCGCAGATGCAGAGATTGTGCAACCACCCGCTCTCCAGGGAGGAGGAAATCAACAGGTCTACGCATATCAATCTCAGCAGCAAGCGGAGACTAGGCCTATTCAACCCGTTCAAGGCGGTCAAATCCAGTACGCACCAGCTCAACCGGGTATTGGTCAGTGCCCACCAACTCCATCCGGCATCGGTCAAACACAACCGGTTCAAGGCGGTCCGATGCAGTACGCACCAGCTCAACCGGGTATCGGTCAGTACCCACAAGCCCAATCCGGCATCGGTCAACCACAACCGGTTCAAGGCGGTCCGATCCAGTACGCACCAGCTCAACCGGGCATCGGTCAGTACCCACCAACTCAATCCGGCGGCATCGGTCAACCACAACCGGTTCAAGGCGGTCCGATCCAGTACGCACCAGCTCCACCGGGTGTCGGTCAGTACCCACCAATTCAATCCGGCGGCATCGGTCAACCACAACTGGTTCAAGGCGGTCCGATCCAGTACACACCAGCTCAACCGGGTATCGGTCAATACCCACCAACTCAATCTGGTGTCGGTCAGTATCCACCAGCTCAATCCGGTTTCAACCATTATCCTCCAGCTCAACAGACGTTACAACCGTCAGCTCCTGCGGAAGAATTATTTCCACCACCAGCATATAAGTCATAA